One Carassius auratus strain Wakin chromosome 44, ASM336829v1, whole genome shotgun sequence genomic window carries:
- the LOC113062441 gene encoding serine/threonine-protein phosphatase 6 regulatory ankyrin repeat subunit A-like, whose translation MQSERRSRVCIVVLEEVEDDDPSPLHSKAAPDHISQNSSQGEKPSLIKAIFNGDADEVRSLIFKKEDVNVQDCEKRTPLHAAAYLGNAEILELLVLSGARVNAKDNKWLTPLHRAVASCSEEAVQVLLKHSADVNARDKSWQTPLHVAASHRAVRCAEALVPLLSNVNVSDRAGRTPLHHAAFSGHLEMVQLLVSRGANVNAFDKKDRRAVHWAAYMGHLEVMKFLVSHGAEVCCKDKRSYSPLHAAASSGMINVVKYLLHLGVDIKEPNAYGNSALHLACFNGQDVVVNELIEAGADVNQGNEKGFSPLHFTAASRQGALCLQLLLANRANINSKSKDGKTPLHMAAIHGRYSRSQAIIQNGAEIDSEDENGNSPLHIAARYGHELLINTLITNGADTAK comes from the exons ATGCAGTCGGAGCGCAGGAGTCGTGTGTGTATCGTGGTCCTGGAGGAGGTGGAAGATGACGATCCCTCCCCTCTGCATTCCAAAGCTGCCCCGGACCACATTTCCCAGAATTCCTCTCAGGGCGAGAAG CCCTCTCTGATTAAAGCCATATTTAACGGCGACGCAGATGAAGTTCGCTCTCTCATATTCAAGAAAGAAGACGTCAACGTACAG GACTGTGAGAAGAGAACGCCGCTTCACGCTGCTGCTTACCTGGGCAACGCTGAGATCCTGGAGCTGCTCGTCCTGTCAG GGGCGAGAGTGAATGCCAAAGATAATAAATGGCTCACTCCCCTTCATCGGGCCGTAGCGTCCTGTAGTGAG GAAGCAGTCCAGGTGCTGTTGAAACACTCGGCGGATGTGAATGCGCGGGATAAGAGCTGGCAGACGCCGCTGCATGTGGCTGCGTCCCATAGAGCTGTGCGCTGCGCCGAAGCATTAGTCCCATTGTTAAGCAACGTCAATGTGTCGGACCGCGCCGGACGCACGCCTCTACACCACGCGGCCTTCAGCGGACACCTGGAG ATGGTTCAGCTGCTGGTGTCCAGAGGCGCAAACGTCAATGCATTTGATAAGAAGGACAGACGAGCCGTTCACTGGGCCGCATACATGG gtCACCTGGAGGTCATGAAGTTCCTGGTGTCTCACGGCGCTGAGGTTTGCTGTAAGGATAAGAGATCGTACAGTCCTCTTCACGCCGCTGCCTCCAGTGGAATGATCAACGTTGTCAAATACCTGCTCCATCTGGGCGTTGAT ATTAAGGAGCCGAACGCGTACGGAAACTCTGCTCTGCACCTGGCGTGTTTTAACGGGCAGGACGTGGTGGTGAATGAGCTGATCGAAGCAGGAGCTGATGTCAATCAGGGGAATGAGAAGGGCTTCTCCCCGCTGCACTTCACCGCTGCGTCCCGCCAGGGGGCGCTCTGTCTCCAGCTGCTCCTCGCCAACAGAGCCAACATCAACAGCAAG AGTAAAGATGGTAAGACTCCTCTCCACATGGCAGCCATTCACGGGCGATACTCCAGATCGCAGGCCATCATTCAGAACG GCGCAGAGATCGACAGCGAGGATGAGAATGGAAACTCTCCGCTTCATATAGCGGCTCGTTACGGTCACGAGCTGCTCATCAACACGCTCATAACCAACGGTGCGGACACGGCCAAGTGA